One Spinacia oleracea cultivar Varoflay chromosome 4, BTI_SOV_V1, whole genome shotgun sequence DNA segment encodes these proteins:
- the LOC110783411 gene encoding probable E3 ubiquitin-protein ligase ARI8 isoform X2 produces MDSEDDMHDANDVESLEDFYSGDTAIDSDDAADGDYEFIDNDSEDEYDDFTSHRNQQNYTILSEADIRQWQENDILKISTVLSISKIEASILLRHYSWSVSKVNDEWFADEEKVRNTVGLLERPVVEFPNAREMTCGICFEDFPSDMMSTVACGHPFCNTCWAGYLGTSINDGPGCLTLRCPDPSCAAAVGQDMINMLACEEDKQKYARYFLRSYIEDNRKAKWCPAPGCDYAVDFVVGSAHYDVSCRCSHGFCWSCTEEAHRPVDCGTVCKWIMKNSAESENMNWILANSKPCPKCKRPIEKNQGCMHITCTPPCKFEFCWLCLGAWSEHGERTGGFYACNRYETAKQEGVYDETEKRREMAKNSLERYTHYYERWASNQSSRQKALQDLQQMQSVHLEKLSDIQCQPESQLKFIIEAWTQIVECRRVLKWTYAYGYYLPEHEHAKRRFFEYMQGEAEAGLERLHQCAEKELQVYLTAEGPSKEFNEFRTKLAGLTSVTRNYFENLVRALENGLADVDSHGACSRSTSSKTLGGSRSKSGRGKGTTSSKSDVS; encoded by the exons ATGGATTCAGAGGATGACATGCATGATGCGAACGATGTGGAATCGCTAGAAGATTTTTACAGTGGTGACACCGCTATCGATTCTGATGATGCTGCCGATGGAGATTATGAATTCATTGATAATGATTCCGAAGACGAGTATGATGATTTCACTTCTCATCGTAATCAG CAAAACTATACCATTTTGAGTGAAGCTGATATTCGTCAATGGcaagaaaatgacattttgaaGATATCAACCGTGCTTTCAATTTCAAAGATCGAAGCGAGCATTCTTTTACGCCACTATAGTTG GAGTGTCAGTAAAGTAAATGATGAATGGTTTGCTGATGAAGAGAAGGTCCGCAACACAGTTGGTCTATTGGAAAGACCTGTTGTCGAATTCCCAAATGCAAGAGAA ATGACTTGCGGGATTTGTTTTGAGGACTTTCCAAGTGATATGATGAGTACAGTTGCGTGTGGCCACCCGTTTTGTAACACATGTTGGGCTG GTTACTTGGGTACGTCCATTAATGATGGCCCTGGATGTCTGACATTGCGATGTCCTGATCCATCATGTGCTGCTGCTGTGGGTCAGGACATGATAAATATGCTGGCTTGTGAAGAGGACAAGCAGAAGTATGCACGCTACTTTCTTCGGTCCTACATTGAAGACAATAGGAAG GCCAAATGGTGCCCTGCTCCTGGCTGCGACTATGCAgttgattttgttgttggcaGTGCACACTACGATGTGTCTTGCCGTTGCTCACATGGCTTTTGTTGGAGT TGTACTGAAGAAGCTCATCGACCTGTCGATTGTGGTACAGTGTGCAAGTGGATAATGAAAAATAGTGCAGAGTCTGAAAACATGAACTG GATATTGGCCAACTCCAAGCCATGTCCAAAGTGCAAGCGACCCAttgagaaaaatcaaggatgtATGCATATCACGTGTACGCCTCCCTGTAAATTTGAATTTTGCTG GCTTTGTCTTGGTGCTTGGTCTGAACATGGTGAGAGGACAGGTGGTTTCTATGCATGTAATCGCTACGAAACCGCAAAGCAGGAAGGAGTG TATGACGAGACTGAGAAACGTAGAGAGATGGCGAAGAATTCTTTAGAGAGATATACTCATTATTATGAACGTTGGGCGAGCAACCAATCG TCTAGACAGAAAGCTCTTCAAGACCTTCAGCAGATGCAAAGTGTGCAT TTAGAGAAGCTGAGTGACATACAATGTCAACCAGAATCACAACTGAAGTTTATCATTGAAGCATGGACTCAG ATTGTTGAATGTAGACGTGTCCTAAAATGGACATATGCTTATGGCTATTACTTGCCTGAACACGAGCACGCTAAGAGACGGTTTTTCGAGTATATGCAGG GAGAAGCAGAGGCTGGTTTGGAGCGACTTCATCAATGTGCAGAGAAGGAGCTGCAAGTGTACCTTACTGCAGAAGGCCCATCAAAAGAATTCAACGAGTTCCGTACAAAGCTGGCTGGTCTTACAAG CGTAACGAGAAATTATTTCGAGAACCTCGTGCGCGCTTTAGAAAATGGTTTGGCAGACGTGGACTCGCACGGTGCATGCAGCCGAAGCACGAGTTCCAAAACCCTAGGTGGAAGCAGGAGCAAAAGTGGAAGGGGCAAAGGCACCACCTCATCAAAATCTG ATGTGTCATAA
- the LOC110783411 gene encoding probable E3 ubiquitin-protein ligase ARI8 isoform X1, whose translation MDSEDDMHDANDVESLEDFYSGDTAIDSDDAADGDYEFIDNDSEDEYDDFTSHRNQQNYTILSEADIRQWQENDILKISTVLSISKIEASILLRHYSWSVSKVNDEWFADEEKVRNTVGLLERPVVEFPNAREMTCGICFEDFPSDMMSTVACGHPFCNTCWAGYLGTSINDGPGCLTLRCPDPSCAAAVGQDMINMLACEEDKQKYARYFLRSYIEDNRKAKWCPAPGCDYAVDFVVGSAHYDVSCRCSHGFCWSCTEEAHRPVDCGTVCKWIMKNSAESENMNWILANSKPCPKCKRPIEKNQGCMHITCTPPCKFEFCWLCLGAWSEHGERTGGFYACNRYETAKQEGVYDETEKRREMAKNSLERYTHYYERWASNQSSRQKALQDLQQMQSVHLEKLSDIQCQPESQLKFIIEAWTQIVECRRVLKWTYAYGYYLPEHEHAKRRFFEYMQGEAEAGLERLHQCAEKELQVYLTAEGPSKEFNEFRTKLAGLTSVTRNYFENLVRALENGLADVDSHGACSRSTSSKTLGGSRSKSGRGKGTTSSKSGSSSRNIDDSSHWSCEHCTFANVRSATICQMCHNRR comes from the exons ATGGATTCAGAGGATGACATGCATGATGCGAACGATGTGGAATCGCTAGAAGATTTTTACAGTGGTGACACCGCTATCGATTCTGATGATGCTGCCGATGGAGATTATGAATTCATTGATAATGATTCCGAAGACGAGTATGATGATTTCACTTCTCATCGTAATCAG CAAAACTATACCATTTTGAGTGAAGCTGATATTCGTCAATGGcaagaaaatgacattttgaaGATATCAACCGTGCTTTCAATTTCAAAGATCGAAGCGAGCATTCTTTTACGCCACTATAGTTG GAGTGTCAGTAAAGTAAATGATGAATGGTTTGCTGATGAAGAGAAGGTCCGCAACACAGTTGGTCTATTGGAAAGACCTGTTGTCGAATTCCCAAATGCAAGAGAA ATGACTTGCGGGATTTGTTTTGAGGACTTTCCAAGTGATATGATGAGTACAGTTGCGTGTGGCCACCCGTTTTGTAACACATGTTGGGCTG GTTACTTGGGTACGTCCATTAATGATGGCCCTGGATGTCTGACATTGCGATGTCCTGATCCATCATGTGCTGCTGCTGTGGGTCAGGACATGATAAATATGCTGGCTTGTGAAGAGGACAAGCAGAAGTATGCACGCTACTTTCTTCGGTCCTACATTGAAGACAATAGGAAG GCCAAATGGTGCCCTGCTCCTGGCTGCGACTATGCAgttgattttgttgttggcaGTGCACACTACGATGTGTCTTGCCGTTGCTCACATGGCTTTTGTTGGAGT TGTACTGAAGAAGCTCATCGACCTGTCGATTGTGGTACAGTGTGCAAGTGGATAATGAAAAATAGTGCAGAGTCTGAAAACATGAACTG GATATTGGCCAACTCCAAGCCATGTCCAAAGTGCAAGCGACCCAttgagaaaaatcaaggatgtATGCATATCACGTGTACGCCTCCCTGTAAATTTGAATTTTGCTG GCTTTGTCTTGGTGCTTGGTCTGAACATGGTGAGAGGACAGGTGGTTTCTATGCATGTAATCGCTACGAAACCGCAAAGCAGGAAGGAGTG TATGACGAGACTGAGAAACGTAGAGAGATGGCGAAGAATTCTTTAGAGAGATATACTCATTATTATGAACGTTGGGCGAGCAACCAATCG TCTAGACAGAAAGCTCTTCAAGACCTTCAGCAGATGCAAAGTGTGCAT TTAGAGAAGCTGAGTGACATACAATGTCAACCAGAATCACAACTGAAGTTTATCATTGAAGCATGGACTCAG ATTGTTGAATGTAGACGTGTCCTAAAATGGACATATGCTTATGGCTATTACTTGCCTGAACACGAGCACGCTAAGAGACGGTTTTTCGAGTATATGCAGG GAGAAGCAGAGGCTGGTTTGGAGCGACTTCATCAATGTGCAGAGAAGGAGCTGCAAGTGTACCTTACTGCAGAAGGCCCATCAAAAGAATTCAACGAGTTCCGTACAAAGCTGGCTGGTCTTACAAG CGTAACGAGAAATTATTTCGAGAACCTCGTGCGCGCTTTAGAAAATGGTTTGGCAGACGTGGACTCGCACGGTGCATGCAGCCGAAGCACGAGTTCCAAAACCCTAGGTGGAAGCAGGAGCAAAAGTGGAAGGGGCAAAGGCACCACCTCATCAAAATCTGGTAGTTCCAGTAGGAATATTGATGATTCAAGCCACTGGTCATGTGAACATTGTACATTTGCTAATGTTAGATCCGCTACCATTTGTCAGATGTGTCATAATAGAAGATGA